DNA from Spartinivicinus poritis:
GTTTTAGTTTTAGTGGATCTTTTAAACGCACTCGCTTAAATAATTCTGGCGCAAAGTGAGGAATACCTGTAAAGCGCATTTCTTCACCCATAGTGAAAGTATCACCTATTTGGATGGTGCCATGATTATGTAAACCAATGATATCACCCGAAACAGCTTCTTCTACTTGAGAGCGATCACCTGCTAAAAACGTCACTGCATCAGCAATTTTGACATCTTTACCAATCCGTACATGACGCATTTTCATCCCTTTGGTGTATTTACCCGAACACACCCGCATAAAAGCAATTCTATCCCGATGCTTAGGGTCCATATTGGCTTGAATTTTAAATACAAACCCAGAAAACTTACTTTCATCTGCAGGTACGGTACGGTCTTGGGTATCCCTATTTTGTGGTGCAGGCGCCCAATCTACAAAATAATCCAGCATTTCTCGTACCCCAAAGTTACCCAGTGCAGTACCGAAAAATACAGGTGTCATCTTGCCTGCTAAAAAGTCTTCTAAATCAAATTCATGACTCGCACCACGGACTAACTCAATTTCTTCCAATAGTTCATCAACTAAGTCAGCCCCCAGCTTTTCACGGGCTTCAGCAGAGTCTAGTCCTTTAATTTGGATATCATCAGGAATGGTATGCCCCTGCCCTTGGGTGTATAAATGGACGGTATCAGTATACAGGTTATAAATACCTTTAAAGTTTTTACCCATCCCTACTGGCCAGGTAATAGGTGCACATTGAATTTTTAGGATATCTTCAATTTCATCCAACACCTCAATGTGATCCCTTACTTCACGATCCATCTTATTGATAAAGGTAAAAATCGGTGTATCTCTTAACCGGCATACTTCCATCAACTTGATAGTTCTGTCCTCAACCCCTTTCGCACCATCAATCACCATCAAACAGCTATCAACAGCGGTTAGAGTACGATAAGTATCCTCAGAGAAATCCTCGTGCCCTGGAGTATCCAACAGGTTCACCATTCGTTCGTTGTAAGGAAACTGCATCACCGAGGTCGTAATCGAAATCCCCCGCTGCTGCTCCATGCTCATCCAGTCTGAAGTAGCTGCCCTAGAGCCCTTCTTGCCCTTAACAGTCCCCGCCATCTGGATAGCATTTCCGAACAGCAATAGCTTCTCAGTAATAGTGGTCTTACCCGCGTCAGGGTGGGATATGATCGCGAATGTACGTCGCTTGTTAATCTCTTTGGTCAATTCAGTCATAGTGGCTTTCGCGCCTATTTCACAGCAAGTTACTAGAAAATGGCGCAATTATAATGGCTTTTAGGGATGTACGCAGCTTTAGAAGCAAAAGAAAGAACTAAAATATTGAAAAGATCGGCTGCAGATTTGACAGCCAGTGAAATTCTAGTAAAACAAGTGAGAACTCGTTGACTAACATCCCATACAATATCCAGGTGCTTAACAGGTGTGATTGAGGTTTTATGAAACGTATATCGATTCTTGTTTCTTCTGAAGCTATGATAAGACTTGACTATGACTCATGCTTGCCTGGTAACCTAGTTGAACTATTCTGAAATGATCAAGAATACAAAGACTTATGGAAGATAGGTGTATTTGATGTACTCAATAATAATCTTATCATTAATATCAAAGCTCCCATCAGGCTCTAAATCTTCTTTTGAATAGTAAGATCTATCATATTCGTAAAACTGCCAAAGCATTTTAAAAGCAGCAAAATTTTCTGTAGTAATTGTTTTGATTGATAATGTCATATTATTCAATAGCTATCTCACTGAAATCATAAGTTTCACTAATGTTACACTCCTTTGCAAACTTTATTAGCCTACTTTCATACTTCATGATGGGTATTCATATATTGGTATTATGCCTTACAATACAGCTCTCATCATTAGCAGCATGAAATAAAGTGATGTTTATACGGTTTCTTTGTATTAGCAAGCAATACTTAATATCATTTCAAAACTATACAACTATTATGAATATAAGCCTAATGCATTATTTCAACAAAGTTAAAAATAGACTACTCAAGGTTATTTTATGGTTGGTTATTGTTGACTTAACCCTAACAGGCTCATGGCTATCTTATGTAAATAACCAGTTTCGCCATATGCCAGTTGAACCTGCCGATGCGACTATTATTTTAATGGGAAAATTTAACCCATCATACACTGCACTTGGCAATAAAACCTTGCGCCGAATTAATGCAGCAATACCTCATTAGTCATGGGGTACCTGCTTCTGCTATATTTATCGAGCAGCATTCTTTCGATACTCAAACGAACTGGGAAAATGCAAAAAAAATCATTGCCAACCAACAGTGGAAAAAAGTTCAAGTTATAAGTACAGCGCTTCACTTACACAGGCTGAAAGGCATTATTTCACACAACCACCCTTCCCAAACAATTATTACTTACTCACCAATTCCCCAAACTCAATCGGATCCTAACACTTCTTATTTTGAACTATGGTACAATGCACACTACGATTGGGCTGCTTATCTTAGCTACCTTTTACCACAAACAGTATACAACTGGCTTATCAAAGCGATACGTAACCAAGCATAAATCAGTATTTTCAGCATAAATATTTTTTTAAAAGCTATTGCTTTTTGAAAATAAAAACAACTTTAGTAATACAACAAAAATTAGTGTTATTCTGCTTCTACTGTTTGTACTTTTTGAGAGAAATCATACTCTTCTTCAACTACAGGCTTAGTAAATATAAATTTAATTTTTCTTAACCAATTGCTATCATAACGCTTAATCACTTTATAAATAGCTTCATGCTCACCTTCTTTAGCCAACATTGCTGCTGTTTTTCCTTTATAATTTTTAAGGTCAGATTTAACCTCACGCATTAATAGCGATTCTACAATAGATTTATACCCATGTCTGGCTGCAAACATAAGTGCCGTCCAGCCATGTTTATTTTGTAGGTCAGGGTCAACTCCCTGAGCCAGCATTAAATCAAATAAATCTCTATCCCCTGAAAAGGCCGACGTCATCAAGGTTGTTCCACCAAAATAAGTGCGTGTAAACGGGTTTGCTCCTTTTGCAAGTAGCAAACAAACTATTTCTATTTGCTTGTTTCTAATCGCTTGATAAAGCGGTGTTCCCCCTTTATTATCTTGAAAATTAATATTCGCACCATTCTCAAGTAATAAATTAATTATTTTTCGATTACCTTTTCTGACAGCAATCTCTAATATAGATTGACCTTTATTACAGTAGTTCGGATTGGCACCTTTAGACAATAGAAGCTTTACTGTATCAACACGGTTTTTACACACTGCATGCATCAGTGGTGTAAACCCACCACCATCTTGCAAATCAAGGTTCCCCCCACGAGAAATCAAAAATTCGGTAATAGCGCATCCTCTGTGATCTACTGCAGCCATTAGGTGAACCCCTCTTTCCATCTATCAAATAACAAGCTGACTTAATAACCAGCACTCAAACCAATTACAACAATTCATCAGTTGAGTACCTTGAATTTAATAGAGGCAAGCTTAATGCCAAAAAAAATAACTTTGTTTTTCAATTAGTTACTAAAAACCAGTGTGTATATTGTAAAGTTATTCAATATTATTTTTGGATAAAAAACATCTGTCAGAGGCTAGCAAAAATAGACTACATAATTAGTATGCTGACAGTTACATTATGAGCAAGAAAAATTGTCACGCAACCAATCAAACACTTCTTCTCGCCGCTGTTTTTTTCGTGGCAAGTCTTGCCTTATCATGTCTTCTAATGTATGTAAGTATTTCTTATAAGATTTACGGTCACTTAATTGCTTATAAGTTTTTTTTGAAGACTTTAAATATTCAAGCACCTTTTCCAACATTGGCACAACCTCTTCCACCTCATATCGATAAAAAGTGGTTTTATCGGGCTTACCAATAAATCTAGGTGCATGATTATTTGTAGAGTGCTCTAAGTAGGCATATTTGAGATCTTTACTTCTAACTCGAATACCCATAACGACCCCCGAAATCAACCAACAATCAACCTGCAAATCTTATACCTAATGCTACGTTCGTTTATAACTCAGTGAGTTATAAACTTTAAATGGAAAATTAGCTGACAGAGGGGAATACCAAACAATCGATTGT
Protein-coding regions in this window:
- a CDS encoding peptide chain release factor 3 — encoded protein: MTELTKEINKRRTFAIISHPDAGKTTITEKLLLFGNAIQMAGTVKGKKGSRAATSDWMSMEQQRGISITTSVMQFPYNERMVNLLDTPGHEDFSEDTYRTLTAVDSCLMVIDGAKGVEDRTIKLMEVCRLRDTPIFTFINKMDREVRDHIEVLDEIEDILKIQCAPITWPVGMGKNFKGIYNLYTDTVHLYTQGQGHTIPDDIQIKGLDSAEAREKLGADLVDELLEEIELVRGASHEFDLEDFLAGKMTPVFFGTALGNFGVREMLDYFVDWAPAPQNRDTQDRTVPADESKFSGFVFKIQANMDPKHRDRIAFMRVCSGKYTKGMKMRHVRIGKDVKIADAVTFLAGDRSQVEEAVSGDIIGLHNHGTIQIGDTFTMGEEMRFTGIPHFAPELFKRVRLKDPLKLKQLQKGLQQLSEEGATQLFMPVNNNDLILGAVGVLQFDVVMHRLKEEYKVECIYEPITVQTARWVDCTDAKKLEEFKRKCADNLAIDGGGYLTYLAPTRVNLSLAQERYPEVAFRATREH
- a CDS encoding YdcF family protein, with the protein product MQQYLISHGVPASAIFIEQHSFDTQTNWENAKKIIANQQWKKVQVISTALHLHRLKGIISHNHPSQTIITYSPIPQTQSDPNTSYFELWYNAHYDWAAYLSYLLPQTVYNWLIKAIRNQA
- a CDS encoding ankyrin repeat domain-containing protein, with product MAAVDHRGCAITEFLISRGGNLDLQDGGGFTPLMHAVCKNRVDTVKLLLSKGANPNYCNKGQSILEIAVRKGNRKIINLLLENGANINFQDNKGGTPLYQAIRNKQIEIVCLLLAKGANPFTRTYFGGTTLMTSAFSGDRDLFDLMLAQGVDPDLQNKHGWTALMFAARHGYKSIVESLLMREVKSDLKNYKGKTAAMLAKEGEHEAIYKVIKRYDSNWLRKIKFIFTKPVVEEEYDFSQKVQTVEAE